In a genomic window of Halomonas denitrificans:
- a CDS encoding outer membrane lipoprotein LolB gives MSTVAASGGAMNSAGNRRAAAVAFAFLLALAGCATVREAREEGAWLDERERWLAAHPVWSVSGRLGLSDGERGGSLAFDWSADGERHRVHLRTLAGGQQWRLDFGPDGARLVGSDLEEWHGPDADRLVREATGWPIPVRWMRRWLVGLPAPDRAALRYAEDGTLAALTIDDWALDFQRLSVPPGYSVLMPARIEARHPPYRIRAALSGWSFERPVPSGGNPAEKAPTGRAPEAEPL, from the coding sequence ATGAGCACGGTCGCTGCTTCGGGGGGGGCGATGAACAGTGCAGGGAACCGCAGGGCGGCGGCCGTCGCCTTCGCCTTCCTTCTCGCGCTGGCGGGCTGCGCCACGGTTCGCGAGGCCCGCGAGGAGGGTGCCTGGCTCGACGAGCGCGAGCGCTGGCTGGCGGCCCACCCGGTGTGGTCCGTTTCCGGCCGGCTCGGCCTGTCCGACGGCGAGCGCGGCGGCAGCCTGGCCTTCGACTGGTCCGCCGACGGCGAACGCCACCGGGTCCACCTGCGAACGCTCGCCGGCGGCCAGCAATGGCGCCTGGATTTCGGCCCCGATGGTGCCCGGCTGGTCGGAAGCGATCTCGAGGAATGGCACGGTCCGGATGCGGACCGCCTGGTCCGCGAGGCGACCGGCTGGCCGATTCCCGTGCGCTGGATGAGGCGCTGGCTGGTCGGGCTGCCGGCGCCCGACCGCGCCGCGCTTCGCTACGCCGAGGACGGTACGCTGGCCGCCCTGACGATCGACGACTGGGCGCTGGACTTCCAGCGCTTGTCGGTTCCGCCCGGCTACTCGGTGCTGATGCCGGCCCGGATCGAGGCGCGCCATCCCCCGTACCGCATCCGCGCCGCGCTGAGCGGGTGGTCCTTCGAGCGGCCCGTGCCGTCGGGTGGAAACCCGGCCGAAAAGGCGCCGACCGGTCGCGCGCCGGAAGCCGAGCCGCTATAA
- the guaA gene encoding glutamine-hydrolyzing GMP synthase yields the protein MSETTPTHDIHADRILILDFGSQYTQLIARRIREIGVYSEILPFDVGDDAIRDFRASGIVLSGGPESVGLHSPRIPDIVFELEVPLLGICYGMQAMAAHFGGSVEPSDEKEFGYAEVALNATCRLLDGIEDRVDASGKALLEVWMSHGDKVIRTPDGFDVICTTASAPIAGMADDARAYYGLQFHPEVTHTAQGRRILERFVLDICGCAAEWTTEAIIEDQVARVREQVGDDTVLLGLSGGVDSSVVAALLHEAIGEQLLCIFVDTGLLRYREGDEVMATFAEHLGVRVERVNARDQFMNALAGVSDPEAKRKIIGREFIRVFEAAAGRHREASWLAQGTIYPDVIESAGATTGKAKVIKSHHNVGGLPEDMNLDLIEPLRELFKDEVRRIGVELGLPAELVMRHPFPGPGLGVRILGEVKPEYVEPLQKADHIFISELRAAGLYDKVSQAFAVFLPVKSVGVVGDARRYEYVVALRAVETIDFMTARWAYLDHEFLDHVSRRIINECHGVSRVVYDISGKPPATIEWE from the coding sequence ATGTCCGAAACCACGCCGACCCACGATATCCACGCCGACCGGATCCTGATCCTGGACTTCGGCTCGCAGTACACGCAGCTGATCGCGCGCCGGATCCGCGAGATCGGCGTGTATTCGGAAATTCTTCCCTTCGACGTCGGCGACGACGCGATCCGCGACTTCCGGGCCAGCGGCATCGTGCTGTCGGGCGGGCCCGAGTCGGTCGGGCTGCACAGCCCGCGGATTCCGGACATCGTGTTCGAGCTCGAAGTGCCGCTGCTGGGCATCTGCTACGGCATGCAGGCGATGGCCGCGCATTTCGGCGGCTCCGTCGAGCCCTCGGACGAAAAGGAGTTCGGCTACGCCGAGGTCGCCCTGAATGCCACCTGCCGGCTGCTCGACGGCATCGAGGACCGGGTCGACGCGTCGGGCAAGGCCCTGCTCGAGGTCTGGATGAGCCACGGCGACAAGGTGATCCGCACGCCGGACGGTTTCGACGTCATCTGCACCACCGCCTCGGCGCCGATCGCCGGCATGGCCGACGACGCGCGCGCCTACTACGGGCTGCAGTTCCATCCGGAAGTGACCCACACGGCGCAGGGGCGCCGGATCCTCGAGCGCTTCGTCCTCGACATCTGCGGTTGCGCCGCGGAGTGGACCACCGAGGCGATCATCGAGGACCAGGTCGCCCGGGTTCGCGAGCAGGTCGGCGACGACACGGTGCTCCTGGGCCTGTCCGGCGGCGTCGACTCTTCCGTCGTGGCCGCGCTGCTGCACGAGGCGATCGGCGAACAGCTCCTGTGCATCTTCGTCGACACCGGCCTCCTGCGCTACCGGGAAGGCGACGAGGTCATGGCGACCTTCGCCGAACATCTCGGCGTGCGCGTCGAGCGGGTCAACGCGCGCGACCAGTTCATGAACGCGCTGGCCGGCGTGTCCGACCCGGAAGCCAAGCGCAAGATCATCGGCCGCGAGTTCATCCGGGTGTTCGAGGCCGCGGCCGGGCGCCACCGGGAAGCGTCGTGGCTGGCCCAGGGAACGATCTACCCGGACGTCATCGAATCGGCCGGCGCGACCACCGGCAAGGCCAAGGTGATCAAGTCGCACCACAACGTCGGCGGCCTCCCCGAGGACATGAACCTCGACCTGATCGAACCGCTGCGCGAACTGTTCAAGGACGAGGTCCGCCGGATCGGCGTCGAACTGGGCCTGCCCGCCGAGCTGGTCATGCGCCACCCCTTCCCGGGTCCGGGCCTGGGCGTCCGGATCCTCGGTGAAGTGAAGCCCGAGTACGTCGAGCCGCTGCAGAAAGCCGACCACATCTTCATCTCCGAGCTGCGCGCTGCCGGCCTGTACGACAAGGTCAGCCAGGCCTTCGCGGTGTTCCTGCCGGTCAAGTCGGTCGGGGTGGTCGGCGATGCGCGTCGCTACGAGTACGTGGTCGCCCTGCGTGCGGTCGAAACCATCGACTTCATGACCGCACGCTGGGCCTACCTGGACCACGAGTTCCTCGACCACGTCTCGCGCCGCATCATCAACGAATGCCACGGCGTCTCGCGCGTGGTCTACGACATCTCCGGCAAGCCGCCGGCGACGATCGAGTGGGAATGA
- a CDS encoding immune inhibitor A, producing MKSSKRAPTRSALVLATAGLVAASAAIAQERIVLRGAELYDNGVVPAYIQVDMSRLPEPQEWKPGDPIKEIPQRKGVPRDYVPPVTEPQPTGPNLLREWQNRMPSLSGGRAFDTPLINQDGNGFTGVNPPDTIGDVGNDYYIQMINGNTRVLILDKTDGTEVANFNLSSLATGSGTGCTSGSGDPIVMFDETVDNGVGQPSGRWFLSEFTGNSFCVYISETADPTAGNWFLYEFASSSGGLPDYPKWGVWPDAYYIGANENGAPPGAGRTVYAFDRENMLQGLPTRPAQVFEVPTLSGFGFQMVQPADWDGVVPPPPGTPGLFFRHRDDEVHGGSAATPGVDPSQDFLEIWEFSVDWDTPANSTFTGPTDIPVQDFESELCGLTAFACVPQPTSGTQLDPLREPVMWRAQYRNFGSYEALVGTWVGDVVGGSADVHGVLWAELRNTGAGWNLYQEGVVSPDNVNRWMSSIAMDGTGNIALGYNVSDATSVFPGLRYIGRLVSDALDTMPRGEFVLVDGSASNNSNRYGDYSSLNVDPVDECTFWFTGEYNTSGSWSTRIGAFRFDACGEPGFALSSPNAVGQVCTASAADDFQPTIDVLSISGFTNPVALSFDPALPAGMTGSFNPNPVVPDNSSVATISVDQTVPNGPYTLTVLGQSPGASDRTVDLGLTVFDDFPGAFNLTAPADGAMNTSRTPLLQWTASSQVQEYLVEVATDAGFGNVVISELVSNNEYQVGAGALNSSTQYFWRVTPGNACGDGAVSAVFDFTTQPEPGDCPIDLFPLTRFSDDMESGINGWTLGAGSLQNTWQQTNANSVSGTTAWNAANLDSQSDQRLVSPPIDLPGAAELPLTLRFWNRQELEDASGACWDAAIVEVSTDAGANWTELSDPRVLFREHDGIVNDFSGGPNPLAGLPAWCGDPRDWEDYVIDLSDFAGETIQLRFRVGTDGTVGGREGWTIDDVRVESCVGEDIFADGFESAPPR from the coding sequence ATGAAGTCATCGAAACGCGCCCCGACACGCAGCGCGCTCGTGCTGGCCACGGCGGGCCTGGTGGCCGCCAGCGCCGCGATCGCCCAGGAGAGGATCGTCCTGCGCGGCGCCGAGTTGTACGACAACGGCGTGGTGCCGGCCTACATCCAGGTCGACATGAGCCGCCTGCCGGAGCCGCAGGAGTGGAAACCCGGGGACCCGATCAAGGAGATTCCGCAGCGCAAGGGGGTGCCGCGCGACTACGTGCCGCCGGTGACCGAGCCCCAGCCGACCGGGCCCAACCTGCTTCGCGAATGGCAGAACCGGATGCCTTCCCTGTCCGGCGGCCGGGCCTTCGATACGCCGCTGATCAATCAGGACGGCAATGGCTTTACCGGCGTCAACCCGCCGGACACGATCGGCGATGTCGGCAACGACTACTACATCCAGATGATCAACGGGAATACCCGGGTGCTGATCCTGGACAAGACCGACGGCACCGAGGTCGCGAACTTCAACCTGTCGTCGCTGGCCACGGGTTCCGGCACCGGCTGCACCAGCGGCAGCGGCGACCCGATCGTCATGTTCGACGAGACCGTCGACAACGGCGTCGGTCAGCCGTCCGGCCGCTGGTTCCTGTCCGAGTTCACCGGCAACTCGTTCTGCGTCTACATCAGCGAAACCGCCGACCCGACCGCGGGCAACTGGTTCCTGTACGAGTTCGCCTCGTCGTCGGGCGGCCTGCCCGACTATCCCAAATGGGGCGTCTGGCCGGATGCTTACTACATCGGCGCGAACGAAAACGGTGCGCCGCCGGGCGCCGGTCGCACGGTGTACGCGTTCGATCGCGAGAACATGCTCCAGGGCCTGCCGACGCGGCCGGCCCAGGTCTTCGAGGTGCCGACGCTGTCGGGCTTCGGCTTCCAGATGGTCCAGCCCGCCGACTGGGACGGCGTGGTGCCGCCGCCTCCCGGAACACCCGGCCTGTTCTTCCGCCACCGCGACGACGAAGTGCACGGCGGCTCGGCGGCCACGCCGGGCGTCGATCCCAGCCAGGACTTCCTCGAGATCTGGGAATTCTCGGTCGACTGGGACACGCCGGCCAACAGCACCTTCACCGGTCCGACGGACATCCCGGTCCAGGACTTCGAGTCCGAGTTGTGTGGCCTGACCGCGTTCGCCTGCGTGCCGCAGCCGACCAGCGGCACCCAGCTCGACCCCCTGCGCGAGCCGGTGATGTGGCGGGCGCAGTACCGCAACTTCGGCAGCTACGAAGCACTGGTGGGTACCTGGGTCGGCGACGTCGTTGGCGGCTCGGCAGACGTCCACGGCGTGCTGTGGGCCGAACTGCGCAACACCGGGGCCGGATGGAACCTGTACCAGGAAGGCGTGGTCTCGCCGGACAACGTGAATCGGTGGATGTCGTCGATCGCGATGGACGGTACCGGCAACATCGCCCTCGGCTACAACGTGTCCGACGCGACATCGGTGTTCCCCGGCCTGCGCTACATCGGCCGGCTGGTCTCCGATGCGCTCGATACGATGCCGCGGGGCGAGTTCGTGCTCGTCGACGGCAGCGCCTCGAACAACAGCAACCGCTACGGCGACTATTCGTCGCTCAACGTCGACCCGGTCGACGAATGCACCTTCTGGTTCACCGGCGAGTACAACACCAGCGGCTCCTGGAGCACGCGGATCGGGGCCTTCCGCTTCGACGCCTGCGGCGAACCCGGCTTCGCCCTGAGCTCGCCCAACGCCGTCGGCCAGGTCTGCACGGCGTCTGCGGCCGACGATTTCCAGCCGACCATCGACGTACTGTCGATCAGCGGTTTCACCAACCCGGTCGCCCTGAGCTTCGACCCGGCCCTGCCAGCCGGCATGACCGGTTCGTTCAATCCGAACCCGGTGGTCCCCGACAACTCGTCGGTCGCCACGATTTCCGTCGACCAGACGGTACCGAACGGGCCGTACACGCTGACCGTTCTTGGCCAGTCGCCCGGTGCATCGGACCGGACGGTGGACCTCGGCCTGACCGTGTTCGACGACTTCCCGGGTGCCTTCAACCTGACGGCGCCCGCCGACGGCGCCATGAACACCAGCCGCACGCCCCTGCTGCAGTGGACCGCCTCGTCGCAGGTGCAGGAGTACCTGGTCGAGGTCGCCACCGACGCCGGTTTCGGCAACGTGGTGATCAGCGAACTGGTCAGCAACAACGAGTACCAGGTCGGCGCCGGCGCGCTGAACTCCAGCACCCAGTACTTCTGGCGCGTCACGCCGGGCAACGCCTGCGGCGACGGCGCGGTCAGCGCGGTGTTCGACTTCACGACCCAGCCCGAACCGGGCGACTGCCCGATCGACCTGTTCCCGCTGACCCGCTTCTCCGACGACATGGAGAGCGGCATCAACGGCTGGACGCTGGGCGCGGGCAGCCTGCAGAACACCTGGCAGCAGACCAACGCCAACTCGGTCAGCGGCACCACCGCGTGGAACGCCGCGAACCTCGATTCGCAGAGCGACCAGCGCCTGGTCTCGCCGCCGATCGACCTGCCCGGTGCGGCCGAACTGCCGCTGACGCTGCGGTTCTGGAACCGCCAGGAGCTCGAAGACGCGTCCGGCGCCTGCTGGGATGCGGCCATCGTCGAGGTTTCGACGGACGCCGGCGCCAACTGGACCGAACTGTCCGATCCTCGCGTGCTGTTCCGCGAGCACGACGGCATCGTCAACGACTTTTCCGGCGGGCCGAACCCGCTGGCCGGGCTCCCGGCCTGGTGCGGCGACCCGCGCGACTGGGAGGACTACGTGATCGACCTGTCCGACTTCGCCGGAGAGACGATCCAGCTGCGCTTCCGCGTCGGAACCGACGGTACCGTCGGCGGCCGCGAGGGCTGGACGATCGACGACGTTCGCGTGGAAAGCTGTGTCGGCGAGGACATCTTCGCCGACGGCTTCGAGAGCGCGCCGCCGAGGTAA
- a CDS encoding tetratricopeptide repeat protein: protein MPALVLLAGCAGTAERPLSSSGPDDPQAAASSTEGDVAIRSLLADARQAQDLGDAATALDLYLEAMVLSERIEIAEQATRVAAQLGDWPAVDRAARRWLELDPDAAPPHHFLILGAFRQDDLDAAGQRLGQFIERSPGNPSTWGTVTALLPSAPSPSAAEAILDALLQRHAPVDDPAFADLQRSRLQVQLDRLPEAMNYADRAFEAQPSAAAAMWAGRLAEALGEVEGARARFAAARQLAEDPVGPGLAEVELLRAEGRREEALAVLAELPPSVEVLYARVLVEHQLGRKDRAREHWHELAELSDDAGADGAGVGDPDQAAWLTALAAEAIGLNEAAIDWFDRVRGPARPDADLRRAALLGEQGEMDRASDLFAAVRALPDPRRAEQAWLIETELLLQQGRGDEALAMFSDALAETPGSAALLYGRAMAAVRLDRLELAEQDLRTLIQREPDNALALNALGYTLSDRTDRQREAYRLIERALAIDPENPAILDSMGWVLFKLGRAEQAAPYLERAATAELNAEIVAHLVEVLWALERYDEARVWIERGRAEFPDDPLFVATLERVGVDS, encoded by the coding sequence GTGCCGGCGCTGGTCCTGCTGGCGGGATGCGCCGGCACGGCCGAGCGGCCGCTCTCTTCGTCCGGACCGGACGATCCGCAGGCCGCGGCATCGAGCACCGAGGGGGACGTCGCGATCCGATCCCTGCTGGCCGATGCACGGCAGGCGCAGGACCTGGGGGACGCGGCGACGGCGCTGGATCTCTATCTCGAGGCGATGGTGCTGTCCGAGCGCATCGAGATCGCCGAACAGGCGACCCGGGTCGCGGCGCAGCTGGGGGACTGGCCGGCGGTCGACCGCGCGGCCCGGCGCTGGCTGGAACTGGACCCGGACGCCGCGCCGCCGCATCACTTCCTGATTCTCGGGGCGTTCCGGCAGGACGATCTCGACGCCGCGGGCCAGCGTCTCGGTCAGTTCATCGAGCGCAGTCCGGGCAACCCGTCGACCTGGGGCACGGTGACCGCGCTGCTTCCGTCGGCGCCGTCGCCGTCGGCGGCCGAGGCCATCCTCGATGCGCTGCTGCAGCGCCATGCGCCGGTCGACGATCCGGCCTTCGCCGATCTCCAGCGCAGCCGCCTGCAGGTGCAGCTCGATCGCTTGCCCGAGGCAATGAACTACGCCGATCGTGCCTTCGAGGCCCAACCTTCCGCCGCCGCCGCGATGTGGGCGGGGCGCCTGGCCGAGGCGCTGGGCGAGGTCGAGGGGGCGCGCGCACGCTTCGCGGCGGCACGGCAGCTGGCCGAAGATCCGGTGGGCCCCGGCCTGGCGGAGGTCGAGCTGCTACGCGCCGAAGGGCGACGTGAAGAGGCGCTGGCGGTACTCGCCGAGCTGCCACCGTCGGTCGAGGTGCTCTATGCGCGGGTCCTGGTCGAGCACCAGCTGGGTCGCAAGGACCGCGCGCGCGAACACTGGCACGAGCTGGCCGAATTGTCCGACGACGCCGGGGCCGACGGCGCCGGGGTCGGCGACCCGGACCAGGCGGCCTGGCTGACGGCCCTGGCGGCCGAGGCGATCGGACTGAACGAGGCGGCGATCGACTGGTTCGATCGCGTCCGGGGTCCGGCCCGCCCCGATGCGGACCTGCGTCGGGCGGCGTTGCTCGGCGAGCAGGGCGAGATGGACCGGGCCTCGGACCTGTTCGCCGCGGTCCGCGCCCTGCCGGACCCGCGCCGGGCCGAACAGGCCTGGCTGATCGAGACCGAGCTCCTGCTCCAGCAGGGCCGCGGCGACGAGGCGCTGGCGATGTTCAGCGATGCCCTGGCCGAGACGCCCGGCAGCGCCGCGCTGCTCTACGGGCGGGCAATGGCCGCGGTCCGCCTCGACCGGCTCGAACTGGCCGAGCAGGACCTCCGCACGCTGATCCAGCGCGAGCCGGACAACGCCCTCGCGCTCAACGCACTGGGCTACACGCTGTCGGACCGGACCGACCGGCAGCGAGAGGCCTATCGGCTGATCGAGCGCGCGCTCGCGATCGATCCCGAAAACCCCGCCATCCTCGATTCGATGGGCTGGGTGCTGTTCAAGCTCGGCCGCGCCGAGCAGGCGGCACCCTATCTCGAGCGGGCCGCGACCGCCGAACTCAACGCCGAGATCGTCGCCCACCTGGTCGAGGTCCTCTGGGCGCTGGAACGCTACGACGAAGCGCGCGTCTGGATCGAGCGCGGCCGGGCGGAATTTCCGGACGACCCGCTGTTCGTCGCCACGCTCGAGCGGGTCGGCGTCGACTCATGA
- a CDS encoding AbgT family transporter, whose amino-acid sequence MSQSDRTPEHAAQPGADHGSERPARGFRMPDTLALMFFLMIAALVLTWILPAGSYEQVTNEAGREVVVPGTYEVIEDAETLKPWALFTSVPKAMEGAADIIVFILIIGGAMSVIRSTGAIEAFLAKFITRFDHRPALLIGAGMLVFGIASATLGMAEEYIPLVAILIALCRAMKMDVVAAIGIMVCGYCIGYGATWVNPFTLFIAQGIAELQPGSGFWFRFFIFWPFLAIGVHHVWRYATKVQADPSASLVADVPGAQPPKITEQPPLDGTRKAVIALTVGAIGLMIWGITQQGWYLNELGAMFIALAIVVGLAARMSIDDVAIGFTKGAAELAGTAILIGFARAIAVLLEDGQVLHTIVHGLAEPLVGLPAELSAVGMLAIQALINLFVSSGSGQAFLTMPLMAPIGDLVGIERQVSVLAYHFGDGFVNMVAPTNPVLMGILGLAGIPYLRWLKFVVPLLLKLLALAAVFMVVAVQIGYR is encoded by the coding sequence ATGAGCCAGTCCGACCGCACGCCCGAACACGCAGCCCAGCCCGGCGCCGATCACGGATCCGAGCGCCCAGCGCGCGGCTTCCGCATGCCCGACACGCTGGCGCTGATGTTCTTCCTGATGATCGCCGCGCTGGTGCTGACCTGGATCCTGCCGGCCGGCAGCTACGAGCAGGTGACCAACGAGGCCGGCCGCGAGGTCGTGGTGCCGGGCACCTACGAGGTCATCGAGGACGCCGAGACGCTGAAGCCCTGGGCGCTGTTCACCTCGGTGCCGAAGGCGATGGAGGGCGCGGCCGACATCATCGTGTTCATCCTGATCATCGGCGGTGCGATGTCGGTGATCCGCTCGACCGGCGCGATCGAAGCCTTCCTCGCGAAGTTCATCACCCGCTTCGACCACCGCCCCGCCCTGCTGATCGGCGCCGGCATGCTGGTCTTCGGGATCGCCTCGGCAACGCTGGGCATGGCCGAGGAATACATCCCCCTGGTCGCGATCCTGATCGCGCTGTGTCGAGCGATGAAAATGGACGTCGTCGCCGCGATCGGCATCATGGTCTGCGGGTACTGCATCGGCTACGGCGCGACCTGGGTGAACCCGTTCACGCTGTTCATCGCTCAGGGCATCGCCGAGCTGCAGCCGGGCTCCGGCTTCTGGTTCCGATTCTTCATCTTCTGGCCGTTCCTGGCGATCGGCGTCCATCACGTCTGGCGCTACGCAACGAAGGTCCAGGCCGACCCGTCGGCCAGTCTGGTCGCCGATGTTCCGGGCGCACAGCCGCCGAAAATCACCGAGCAGCCACCGTTGGACGGAACTCGCAAGGCGGTCATCGCGCTGACCGTCGGTGCGATCGGATTGATGATCTGGGGCATCACCCAGCAGGGCTGGTACCTGAACGAACTCGGCGCCATGTTCATCGCGCTGGCCATCGTGGTCGGCCTTGCCGCCCGGATGAGCATCGACGACGTCGCGATCGGGTTCACCAAGGGGGCGGCCGAACTGGCCGGCACGGCGATCCTGATCGGCTTCGCCCGCGCGATCGCGGTGCTGCTCGAGGACGGCCAGGTCCTGCACACGATCGTCCACGGGCTGGCCGAGCCGCTGGTGGGCCTGCCCGCGGAACTGTCCGCCGTGGGCATGCTGGCGATCCAGGCTCTGATCAACCTGTTCGTGTCCTCCGGCTCGGGCCAGGCCTTCCTGACCATGCCGCTGATGGCCCCGATCGGCGACCTGGTCGGCATCGAACGCCAGGTCAGCGTCCTCGCCTACCACTTCGGCGACGGCTTCGTGAACATGGTCGCGCCGACCAACCCGGTGCTGATGGGCATCCTCGGCCTGGCCGGCATCCCCTACCTGCGCTGGCTGAAGTTCGTCGTGCCGCTGCTGCTGAAGCTGCTGGCCCTGGCCGCGGTGTTCATGGTGGTCGCGGTGCAGATCGGGTATCGGTAG
- the guaB gene encoding IMP dehydrogenase has translation MRLIEEALTFDDVSLVPAFSDVLPKDADLSTRVTRDLTLNIPLLSAAMDTVTEARLAIAMAQAGGVGVVHKNMTIDEQAHQVRVVKKYEAGVIKDPVTVGPQTTIREVLEITRRHNISGVPVVDDGELVGIVTSRDMRFEKKLDDPVRNIMTRKDKLVTVREGASQDEVLELLHRHRIEKVLVVNDDFQLRGLITVKDIQKSRDFPNAAKDDSEQLLVAAAVGAGGDTEDRVAGLVEAGVDILVVDTAHGHSKGVLDRVAWCKKHYPHVQVIGGNVSTSDGAEALVDAGADAVKIGQGPGSICTTRIVAGVGVPQVSAVAAAARALEKKGVPVIADGGIRFSGDLAKAIVAGASAVMIGSLFAGTEEAPGDVELFQGRSYKSYRGMGSLGAMQLGSSDRYFQGDTEAEKLVPEGIEGRVPYKGPLGSVIHQMLGGLRSAMGYCGCATIEDMRTRPGFVRVTNAGVTESHAHDVSITKEAPNYKLG, from the coding sequence ATGCGCCTGATCGAAGAAGCCCTGACGTTCGACGATGTCTCGCTCGTGCCCGCCTTCTCCGACGTGCTGCCCAAGGACGCGGACCTGTCGACCCGGGTGACCCGCGACCTGACCCTGAACATTCCGCTGCTTTCGGCGGCCATGGACACGGTCACCGAGGCCCGACTGGCGATCGCCATGGCCCAGGCCGGCGGGGTCGGCGTGGTCCACAAGAACATGACCATCGACGAACAGGCCCACCAGGTCCGCGTGGTCAAGAAGTACGAGGCCGGCGTCATCAAGGACCCGGTCACGGTCGGACCTCAGACGACCATCCGCGAAGTGCTGGAGATCACCCGCCGCCACAACATCTCCGGCGTGCCGGTGGTCGACGACGGGGAGCTGGTCGGCATCGTGACCAGCCGCGACATGCGCTTCGAGAAGAAGCTCGACGACCCGGTCCGCAACATCATGACCCGCAAGGACAAGCTGGTCACGGTGCGCGAAGGTGCCAGCCAGGACGAAGTGCTCGAGCTGCTCCATCGCCACCGCATCGAGAAGGTGCTGGTGGTCAACGACGACTTCCAGCTGCGCGGCCTGATCACGGTCAAGGACATCCAGAAGTCGCGCGATTTCCCGAATGCCGCCAAGGACGATTCCGAACAGCTCCTGGTCGCTGCCGCGGTGGGTGCGGGCGGCGATACGGAAGACCGCGTGGCCGGCCTGGTCGAGGCGGGCGTGGACATCCTCGTCGTCGATACCGCGCACGGCCACTCCAAGGGCGTGCTCGACCGCGTCGCGTGGTGCAAGAAGCACTATCCGCATGTCCAGGTGATCGGCGGCAACGTGTCGACGTCCGACGGGGCCGAAGCGCTGGTCGACGCCGGCGCCGACGCGGTCAAGATCGGCCAGGGACCGGGCTCGATCTGCACCACGCGGATCGTGGCCGGGGTCGGCGTGCCGCAGGTCAGTGCCGTGGCTGCCGCGGCGCGCGCGCTGGAGAAGAAGGGAGTGCCGGTCATCGCCGACGGCGGGATCCGCTTCTCCGGTGACCTGGCCAAGGCGATCGTGGCCGGGGCCTCGGCGGTGATGATCGGCAGCCTGTTCGCCGGCACCGAGGAGGCGCCGGGCGACGTCGAGCTGTTCCAGGGCCGGTCCTACAAGAGCTACCGCGGAATGGGCTCGCTCGGCGCCATGCAGCTCGGCTCGTCGGATCGCTACTTCCAGGGCGACACGGAAGCCGAGAAGCTGGTGCCCGAGGGCATCGAAGGCCGGGTGCCGTACAAGGGGCCGCTCGGCAGCGTGATCCACCAGATGCTCGGCGGCCTGCGTTCGGCCATGGGCTACTGCGGCTGCGCCACGATCGAGGATATGCGCACCCGTCCCGGCTTCGTACGCGTGACCAACGCCGGGGTCACCGAGAGCCACGCCCACGATGTGTCGATCACCAAGGAAGCGCCGAACTACAAGTTGGGTTGA
- a CDS encoding ribose-phosphate diphosphokinase, with translation MSTSSSTSSNTPSLMVFTGNANPELAHAVARHLGVPMGKANVGRFSDGEVMVEIVENVRARDIFVIQPTCNPTAENFMELLVMIDALKRASAGRVTAIIPYFGYARQDRRPRSTRVPITAKVAAKMIGVVGTDRVVTVDLHADQIQGFFDIPVDNVYASPLTLADIWKHYGNDDMIVVSPDVGGVVRARAIAKRLDADLAIIDKRRPRANEATVMNLIGDVGGKTCVLVDDMIDTAGTLCAAAGALKDEGAKKVVAYCVHPVLSGRAIDNISNSRLDEIVVTDTIPLSEAAFECGRVRQLSVAQMLAETIRRMAEGESVSSLYVD, from the coding sequence TTGAGCACTTCGTCCAGCACGTCCTCGAACACACCGTCGCTGATGGTGTTCACCGGCAACGCCAACCCGGAGCTCGCTCACGCCGTGGCTCGCCATCTCGGGGTCCCGATGGGCAAGGCCAACGTCGGGCGGTTCAGCGACGGCGAGGTGATGGTCGAGATCGTCGAAAACGTCCGGGCCCGGGACATCTTCGTGATCCAGCCGACCTGCAACCCGACGGCCGAGAACTTCATGGAGCTTCTGGTCATGATCGACGCGCTCAAGCGCGCGTCGGCGGGCCGCGTCACCGCGATCATTCCCTACTTCGGCTACGCCCGGCAGGACCGCCGGCCCCGCTCCACGCGGGTGCCGATCACGGCCAAGGTCGCGGCCAAGATGATCGGTGTGGTCGGCACCGACCGCGTCGTCACCGTCGACCTGCATGCGGACCAGATCCAGGGGTTCTTCGATATCCCGGTCGACAACGTCTACGCTTCGCCGCTGACCCTCGCCGACATCTGGAAGCACTACGGCAACGACGACATGATCGTGGTCTCGCCCGACGTCGGCGGCGTGGTGCGGGCCCGCGCCATCGCCAAGCGGCTCGATGCGGACCTGGCGATCATCGACAAGCGTCGCCCGCGGGCCAACGAGGCCACGGTGATGAACCTGATCGGCGACGTCGGCGGCAAGACCTGCGTGCTGGTCGACGACATGATCGACACCGCCGGCACGCTGTGCGCCGCGGCCGGCGCGCTGAAGGACGAGGGCGCGAAGAAGGTCGTCGCCTACTGCGTGCATCCGGTGCTCTCGGGGCGCGCGATCGACAACATCTCGAATTCCAGGCTCGACGAGATCGTCGTGACCGACACGATCCCGCTGTCCGAGGCCGCCTTCGAGTGCGGACGCGTCCGGCAGCTTTCCGTGGCCCAGATGCTCGCCGAGACGATCCGTCGCATGGCCGAGGGCGAGTCGGTCAGTTCCCTCTACGTCGACTGA